Proteins encoded together in one Streptomyces umbrinus window:
- a CDS encoding winged helix-turn-helix domain-containing protein translates to MGWWQVNADTLAGSRFVLSPLAETFACLKALRAGTAAHPGERAWLEAHLPDHNRQLAADPVTAALVRAGLGPEWIADFLTPTPRGEEDFDTEVARVRGTSPEAARAHLSVALRGPLPRILQDRDDLPGRAADLLTHVWTEAVRPYWPRRRRVLEADVVARTAQLSQGGWAAALDAMRPGMRWLGENRLQINLHEYPPREISGAELIFVPVTPQRQGWVSWEEPDRYAVVYPCSGALADTGPTAAGAPESLSRLLGAARAGVLVLLDSPMSTSQVVAVTGQGLGSVGRHLKVLLDARLVERRRSGRSVLYYRTPAGEVLVGVQDDRGAARAPSDRS, encoded by the coding sequence ATGGGCTGGTGGCAGGTCAACGCCGACACCCTCGCGGGCAGCCGGTTCGTGCTCTCGCCGCTCGCCGAGACCTTCGCCTGTCTGAAGGCGCTGCGGGCGGGGACGGCCGCGCACCCGGGCGAGCGGGCCTGGCTGGAGGCCCACCTGCCGGACCACAACCGACAGCTGGCCGCCGATCCCGTCACCGCCGCCCTCGTCCGGGCCGGGCTCGGTCCTGAGTGGATCGCCGACTTCCTCACGCCCACCCCACGCGGCGAGGAGGACTTCGACACCGAGGTCGCCCGAGTGCGCGGAACGTCTCCCGAGGCCGCCCGTGCCCACCTCTCCGTGGCCCTGCGCGGCCCGCTCCCCCGCATCCTCCAGGACCGCGACGACCTCCCCGGCCGCGCCGCCGACCTGCTCACCCACGTCTGGACCGAGGCCGTACGCCCCTACTGGCCCCGTCGCCGTCGCGTGCTCGAAGCCGATGTCGTCGCCCGCACCGCCCAGTTGAGCCAGGGCGGCTGGGCGGCGGCCCTCGACGCGATGCGGCCGGGCATGCGCTGGCTCGGCGAGAACCGGCTGCAGATCAACCTCCACGAGTACCCGCCCCGCGAGATCTCCGGCGCCGAGCTCATCTTCGTACCCGTGACACCGCAGCGGCAGGGCTGGGTGTCGTGGGAGGAGCCGGACCGGTACGCGGTGGTGTACCCGTGCTCGGGCGCGCTCGCGGACACCGGGCCGACGGCCGCGGGCGCCCCCGAGAGCCTCAGCCGGTTGCTCGGGGCAGCGCGGGCGGGCGTCCTCGTCCTGCTCGACTCCCCCATGAGCACGAGCCAGGTGGTGGCCGTCACCGGCCAGGGGCTCGGCTCGGTCGGCCGCCATCTCAAGGTCCTGCTCGACGCCCGGCTCGTCGAGCGGCGGCGCTCCGGGCGGTCGGTCCTCTACTACCGCACCCCCGCGGGCGAGGTTCTCGTCGGGGTCCAGGATGACCGGGGCGCCGCCCGTGCCCCGTCGGACCGGAGTTAG
- a CDS encoding MFS transporter, translating into MATAEPTHADDAEPGQEAGQRIRLRTRNAERPGSDDVSDASDASEASHSSDFSESAEVVPETSGSAELPDASDSEDGEDGEHRADPDGVHETTRLHRFLRHPATLATALSGVLHVIWFFTFANSGGDLAAQDAWAEFVGRNPGSAYNLAWYGGMHPVSYSVVSPYLMAVLGVRTTLMIAGTISAGLLTLILMRTRAVRNPVWPSLAGVFALLCNAASGRVTFGLGMVFALGATAVVFCWPYRWRYKRWAKALCAAPLAALATAASPVAGLFVGFVAVALFLQKRRPGAYALGLAPAAVVGVSAWLFPFSGTQPMLWASVLLPFSYSVFVFLLVPKEWKTVRITAAVYGLSVLLVWLISSQIGSNISRLPMLLAGVVLIAALPFTVPRSRKWYAIVVTFVGMNAWIGFKAVDDIVHTTPAASWARELAPLVNQLQVAGAEKGRVEVVPARSHREASALAPYVNLARGWNRQADMERNPLFYDDTLNSANYHEWLRRWAVHFVVVPKGEPDGDGGERERELVQRGMPYLKQVWGDANWQLFQVTDPTPMADPPAVVDRAEQGELTIEVKRAGRVLIRIPYSPWLGLVDAEGKSVKPPQETEESKRLREDDDEMPKAYENVNGCLMETEKDVNGDKWTELLAPRAGTYRLAAPYQLPRGTGCPEEMREAVRGSSG; encoded by the coding sequence GTGGCGACAGCGGAGCCGACGCACGCCGACGACGCCGAGCCGGGCCAAGAAGCCGGCCAGCGAATACGCCTGCGTACGCGGAACGCTGAACGCCCCGGATCGGACGACGTCTCTGACGCCTCTGACGCTTCTGAGGCCTCCCACTCCTCCGACTTCTCCGAGTCGGCCGAGGTTGTTCCGGAGACCTCCGGGTCCGCCGAACTCCCCGACGCCTCCGACTCCGAGGACGGCGAGGACGGCGAGCACCGCGCGGACCCCGACGGCGTTCACGAGACCACTCGTCTCCACCGCTTCCTTCGGCACCCCGCGACCCTCGCCACCGCACTCTCCGGCGTCCTCCACGTCATCTGGTTCTTCACGTTCGCGAACAGCGGGGGCGACCTCGCGGCGCAGGACGCGTGGGCCGAGTTCGTCGGGCGGAACCCGGGTTCGGCGTACAACCTGGCCTGGTACGGCGGGATGCACCCGGTGTCGTACAGCGTGGTGTCGCCGTATCTGATGGCCGTGCTCGGCGTGCGTACGACGCTGATGATCGCGGGGACGATCTCCGCCGGGCTGCTCACGCTGATCCTGATGCGCACCAGGGCCGTACGGAACCCGGTGTGGCCGTCGCTCGCCGGAGTGTTCGCGCTGCTGTGCAACGCGGCCTCGGGACGCGTGACCTTCGGCCTCGGCATGGTGTTCGCGCTCGGCGCGACCGCCGTCGTCTTCTGCTGGCCGTACCGCTGGCGCTACAAACGCTGGGCCAAGGCCCTGTGCGCGGCCCCCCTCGCCGCGCTCGCGACCGCCGCGTCACCCGTGGCCGGACTGTTCGTGGGCTTCGTCGCGGTGGCGCTCTTCCTGCAGAAGCGCCGCCCGGGCGCGTACGCGCTCGGCCTCGCGCCCGCCGCCGTCGTCGGCGTCTCCGCGTGGCTGTTCCCCTTCTCCGGTACGCAGCCGATGCTGTGGGCGTCGGTCCTGCTGCCGTTCTCGTACTCGGTGTTCGTCTTCCTCCTCGTCCCCAAGGAGTGGAAGACCGTCCGGATCACGGCGGCCGTGTACGGCCTCTCCGTCCTCCTCGTCTGGCTGATCAGCTCGCAGATCGGCTCCAACATCAGCCGCCTGCCCATGCTCCTGGCGGGGGTCGTGCTGATCGCCGCGCTGCCCTTCACGGTGCCGCGCTCGCGCAAGTGGTACGCGATCGTCGTCACCTTCGTGGGCATGAACGCCTGGATCGGCTTCAAGGCCGTCGACGACATAGTGCATACGACGCCGGCGGCGTCCTGGGCCCGCGAACTGGCCCCGCTCGTCAACCAGCTCCAGGTCGCCGGTGCCGAGAAGGGCCGCGTCGAGGTCGTACCGGCCCGCTCCCACCGGGAGGCGTCCGCCCTCGCCCCGTACGTCAACCTCGCCCGCGGCTGGAACCGTCAGGCGGACATGGAGCGCAACCCCCTCTTCTACGACGACACCCTCAACTCCGCGAACTACCACGAGTGGCTGCGGCGCTGGGCCGTCCACTTCGTCGTCGTCCCCAAGGGCGAGCCCGACGGCGACGGCGGTGAGCGCGAGCGGGAGCTCGTGCAGCGCGGGATGCCGTATCTGAAGCAGGTCTGGGGCGACGCCAACTGGCAGCTCTTCCAGGTCACCGACCCCACCCCGATGGCCGACCCGCCCGCCGTCGTCGACCGGGCCGAGCAGGGTGAGCTGACCATCGAGGTGAAGCGGGCGGGGCGGGTGCTCATCCGGATCCCGTACTCGCCGTGGCTCGGGCTCGTCGACGCGGAGGGAAAGAGCGTCAAGCCGCCCCAGGAGACCGAGGAGTCGAAGCGGCTGCGGGAGGACGACGACGAGATGCCGAAGGCGTACGAGAACGTCAACGGGTGTCTGATGGAGACGGAGAAGGATGTCAACGGGGACAAGTGGACGGAGCTGCTCGCTCCGCGGGCCGGCACGTATCGGTTGGCTGCGCCTTATCAGTTGCCCCGGGGGACGGGGTGTCCTGAGGAGATGAGGGAGGCCGTCCGCGGGAGCAGTGGGTAA
- a CDS encoding MerR family transcriptional regulator — protein sequence MEPVTSTTDALPPAEGLLTIGAFAARARLSPKALRLYDRLGLLRPAHVDDTTGYRYYRAAQVERARLVFLLRGLDMPLARIAEVVERQETDGQAAADLVTAYWADVEERLAGQRTLAHYLRGRLSGRSSELYATFEVHTVDVPEQWVITEKRHTLVEELPVWIPASLGRLEAAAKECGGTTGAPFVVYHSEVSQESDGPVESCVPVADPEAARTWAGRHARAWNTTARLEPAHRLAYTRITKAQVANPQIHAAYEAVESWLTEQGHTCAGPCREIYFTDWDDSGPEDEVCDIAFPIHPG from the coding sequence GTGGAACCCGTGACCAGCACGACCGACGCGTTGCCCCCGGCCGAGGGCCTGCTCACGATCGGCGCGTTCGCCGCCCGTGCGCGGCTCTCGCCGAAGGCACTGCGGCTGTACGACCGGCTGGGCCTGCTGCGCCCCGCGCACGTCGACGACACGACCGGCTACCGCTACTACCGCGCCGCCCAGGTCGAACGCGCCCGCCTGGTCTTCCTGCTGCGCGGACTCGACATGCCGCTCGCCCGGATCGCCGAGGTCGTGGAGCGCCAGGAGACCGACGGGCAGGCGGCCGCGGACCTCGTGACCGCCTACTGGGCGGACGTCGAGGAGCGCCTCGCCGGGCAGCGGACACTCGCGCACTACCTCCGTGGACGGCTTTCCGGAAGGAGTTCCGAGTTGTACGCGACATTCGAGGTCCACACCGTGGACGTACCGGAGCAGTGGGTCATCACCGAGAAGCGGCACACCCTCGTGGAGGAGCTGCCCGTCTGGATCCCGGCGTCGCTGGGCCGGCTGGAGGCGGCGGCGAAGGAGTGCGGCGGCACGACGGGCGCGCCCTTCGTCGTCTACCACTCCGAGGTCTCCCAGGAGAGCGACGGCCCCGTAGAGTCCTGCGTCCCCGTGGCCGACCCGGAGGCCGCCCGCACCTGGGCCGGCCGGCACGCCCGAGCCTGGAACACAACGGCCCGCCTGGAACCCGCCCACCGCCTCGCCTACACCCGCATAACCAAGGCCCAGGTGGCAAACCCCCAGATCCACGCCGCCTACGAGGCAGTGGAATCCTGGCTGACCGAACAAGGCCACACCTGCGCAGGCCCCTGCCGAGAGATCTACTTCACCGACTGGGACGACTCGGGCCCGGAGGACGAGGTGTGCGACATCGCCTTCCCAATCCACCCAGGCTGA
- a CDS encoding glutathione peroxidase translates to MTTDSVLDVDIDALQGGSADLGQYKGQAVLIVNVASKCGLTPQYGGLERLQERYAAQGFTVLGVPCNQFMGQEPGTSEEIAEFCSATYGVTFPMTEKVDVNGEARHALYERLTGFADGEGHSGDIRWNFEKFLIGRDGTVVARFSPQTEPESAEVVAAVEALVA, encoded by the coding sequence ATGACTACTGACTCAGTTCTCGACGTCGACATCGATGCCCTGCAGGGCGGTTCCGCGGACCTCGGCCAGTACAAGGGCCAGGCCGTACTCATCGTCAACGTGGCCTCCAAGTGCGGGCTCACCCCCCAGTACGGGGGCCTGGAGCGACTGCAGGAGCGGTACGCGGCACAGGGCTTCACCGTGCTCGGCGTGCCCTGCAACCAGTTCATGGGCCAGGAGCCCGGCACGTCCGAGGAGATCGCGGAGTTCTGCTCGGCGACGTACGGCGTGACCTTCCCGATGACCGAGAAGGTCGACGTGAACGGGGAAGCACGGCACGCGCTCTACGAGCGGCTCACCGGTTTCGCGGACGGCGAGGGGCACAGCGGCGACATCCGCTGGAACTTCGAGAAGTTCCTGATCGGCCGGGACGGCACGGTGGTCGCCCGCTTCTCGCCGCAGACCGAGCCGGAGTCGGCCGAGGTCGTGGCGGCCGTGGAGGCACTGGTCGCCTGA